Part of the Bacillus sp. N1-1 genome, AAAAAAGCACCCTTTTCGGGTGCTCTTGATTTATTTAGAAAGTCGAACAGTATCTCGTGCAATCACAACTTCTTCATTTGTTGGGATAATCATAACTTTTACAGGTGAGTGAGGGTAGTTAATAAAAGCTTCTTTCCCTTTCACCTTGTTTAGAGCTGGATCCCAGTAAACGCCCATAAATTCAAGGCCACGTAACACACGTGCACGAACCGCGTCACTATTTTCACCGATACCTGCTGTGAAAATAATCGCGTCTAGTCCAGACATACGTGCAGCGTAAGACCCGATGTATTTATGAATACGAGAAGTAAATACTTCCAGCGCAAGTTCTGCACGTTCGTTTCCAGCTTCTGCTTTACTTGTGATATCGCGAAGATCACTTGAGAAACCAGATACACCAAGAAGACCACTTTTCTTATTCAACGTGTTCATTACTTCTTCTGCAGTTTGGCCTGTTTTTTCCATAATAAACGGAATTAAGGCAGGATCGATATTTCCAGAACGAGTTCCCATCGTCACACCAGCTAGTGGTGTAAAGCCCATGGAAGTATCGATTGACTTTCCACCTTCAATTGCTGCAATACTTGCCCCGTTACCAAGGTGACAAGAAAGGATACGCAATTGATCAAGCGGACGACCAAGCATTTCTGCAGCACGCTCTGAGACATACTTGTGAGAAGTACCGTGGAAACCGTACTTACGAACACCATAATCTTCATAATATTCGTAAGGTAAGCTATATAAGTAAGATTGCTCTGGCATTGACTGGTGGAAAGCTGTATCAAATACGGCTACAGATGGAACCTCTGGCAAAATCTCGCGGAACGCACGAATACCTACAAGGTTTGCAGGGTTATGCAAAGGCGCAAGCTCTGATACTTCTTCAATTCCAGCAAGTACTTCATCTGTAATCATTGCAGAGTCATTAAATTTCTCTCCACCATGAACAACGCGATGGCCAACACCTTCAATTTCATCATAAGAAGAAATAATAGAAAAGCTAATCAGCTTGTCCAAAAGCATTTTTACTGCTACCGCGTGATCAGGGATGTTTGTAATTTCTTCATTCTTTTCACCGTTCACTTCTATTGTAAAGATGGCGTCATCAAGGCCGATTCTCTCCACGAGTCCTTTTGTGATAACAGTTTCTTCCGGCATATTTAAAAGTTGAAACTTCAACGAAGAACTACCGGCGTTGATTGCGATTATTTTCGCCATATGTGACAGCTCCTTTAATTCAATAAAATTAGAATACGACACGAAAATAGAAGGGTAATCCCCTTCTATCTTTAGCACTCTTATTATTTAAACACCGACCATTACTTTATTCAAGGTGAAAACCGCTTACATTCAAGTATTCCGTCAATTCAGATTTGTAAACGTTTCACTTCTGTTATGAAAGCTGTGAAAACCACCCATTGATCTGTTGCATCATGTTCAGCATCGCTTCACGATTTGAGAACGATGGAAGTTTTGCCATCATCACTTGCTTTGGTTTTAACGTATGTTCTCCTTTTTTCTGAGCAACGAGGATGCTTTTGGCCTGTGATTCATTCGCAAACAAGCTAGTTGGCAATTGAATAATTCCATGGATAACAGAGCGGTCGTTGAGCAAATTCCTTACTTGCTTTGCGCCATCATCTCCAAAGAGAAAGTTTGGAATCATAAAGAAAAGCATACCAGAGTCTTCCGTCATGTTTAAACTTTGTTCGATCAAGAGATGATGAACATAAGACATTCCCTCTTCCGCTTTTAACTCATATTTCGCAGCTGCCTCTTCGTGTGGGTAATACCCGACAGGTAAATCTGTCACCACAGTATTTACTTGAGGAATGTAGAGTGGCTTCACACTATCCTGGTGAAGAAATTCCACTTGATGCTTTTGCAAGTTAGCATTAACAAACCCCAGGTGCAAGAGAAGATCGTCGGGTTCAACACCGTACGCTTCTACGTTCTCTCCATCCAATTGATTGAGGACTGACGTTAGCAAATTCCCAGTGCCAACAGCAGGATCAAGAATCTTCATGTTATCAAGATTTAGAACCTCTTTATATTTTTTCACAAGATACCCAATTAAATGCGCCACACTATCAGGTGTCATTGCATGGTGAGGTTGAATACCTTTTTTCATTCCTTTAAGCAGAGCCAGTTGGATCCCTTTCCGCACCGTTTCTTGTTCTGCTCCATCAAGACTACATGAGTCATACAGATTTTTTAGACGCACAACCGTATCAGCATCTAATTCTTCTTGAAGGACTTTATTTTCAAATATATTTAAACCTGTCTCGACAAGTGCTTCAAGATAAGACATCTCTAACTTATTTTGAATGACAAGTGTTGATTCATCTAACACGTTATATAGATTTTCTACAGTTAATTCGGACATTAATCGGCCTCCTATCAGTTCGCCGTCTCTATTGTAAACAGTCTTGACTTCTTTCGCAACAATGATAGATGAGAAACCAATGTCTTCTTTCCGTGAAATTAGCTAAAACGTAATCGCCTAACGTGTAAAAAAGGACTTCGATGAAGTCATCGAAGTCCTTTTCGTAGGAGATGTATTATTCCGCTTGTTTTGCAGCATTTAGAGCAGCATCATAATCAGGATGATTAGTAGCTTCACTCACGTACTCTGTGTGCACAACCTCACCGTTACTATTCACAACAAACACAGCTCTTGCTAGCAAACGCAGTTCCTGCATAGCTACGCCAAATGCTTTACCAAATGAAAGGTCTCGATGATCTGATAAGGTAATCGCATCTTCAATACCAGCAGCACCACACCAGCGTTTTTGAGCAAATGGAAGATCAGCACTAATAGTTAATACTTTTACGTTGTTAAGTTTTGCAGCTTCTTCATTGAATTTACGTGTTTGGGCATCACAAACACCTGTATCAAGAGATGGTACAACACTAATAAGACGAGTACCTGGATAATCTTCAAGCGTCTTTTCAGATAGATCATTTGCAAGCACAGTAAAATCAGGAGCCTTGTCACCAACTTTTACTTCTTCACCTAAAAGCGTCATTGGCGTTTCTTTAAATGTAATGTTAGCCATGTTCATACCTCCTTTATAAT contains:
- the tpx gene encoding thiol peroxidase; this encodes MANITFKETPMTLLGEEVKVGDKAPDFTVLANDLSEKTLEDYPGTRLISVVPSLDTGVCDAQTRKFNEEAAKLNNVKVLTISADLPFAQKRWCGAAGIEDAITLSDHRDLSFGKAFGVAMQELRLLARAVFVVNSNGEVVHTEYVSEATNHPDYDAALNAAKQAE
- a CDS encoding acetate kinase, with product MAKIIAINAGSSSLKFQLLNMPEETVITKGLVERIGLDDAIFTIEVNGEKNEEITNIPDHAVAVKMLLDKLISFSIISSYDEIEGVGHRVVHGGEKFNDSAMITDEVLAGIEEVSELAPLHNPANLVGIRAFREILPEVPSVAVFDTAFHQSMPEQSYLYSLPYEYYEDYGVRKYGFHGTSHKYVSERAAEMLGRPLDQLRILSCHLGNGASIAAIEGGKSIDTSMGFTPLAGVTMGTRSGNIDPALIPFIMEKTGQTAEEVMNTLNKKSGLLGVSGFSSDLRDITSKAEAGNERAELALEVFTSRIHKYIGSYAARMSGLDAIIFTAGIGENSDAVRARVLRGLEFMGVYWDPALNKVKGKEAFINYPHSPVKVMIIPTNEEVVIARDTVRLSK
- a CDS encoding class I SAM-dependent methyltransferase; translated protein: MSELTVENLYNVLDESTLVIQNKLEMSYLEALVETGLNIFENKVLQEELDADTVVRLKNLYDSCSLDGAEQETVRKGIQLALLKGMKKGIQPHHAMTPDSVAHLIGYLVKKYKEVLNLDNMKILDPAVGTGNLLTSVLNQLDGENVEAYGVEPDDLLLHLGFVNANLQKHQVEFLHQDSVKPLYIPQVNTVVTDLPVGYYPHEEAAAKYELKAEEGMSYVHHLLIEQSLNMTEDSGMLFFMIPNFLFGDDGAKQVRNLLNDRSVIHGIIQLPTSLFANESQAKSILVAQKKGEHTLKPKQVMMAKLPSFSNREAMLNMMQQINGWFSQLS